A genomic region of Longimicrobium sp. contains the following coding sequences:
- the panC gene encoding pantoate--beta-alanine ligase — protein MSTAVEAGPRLVHTRAEVREQVAAWRAAGERVALVPTMGYLHEGHMSLVDRAREMADRVAMSVFVNPLQFAPTDDLDRYPRDLGRDLEMAAARGVDLVFAPDPREMYPRGTPQVLVEPGPLAARMEGAIRPGHFRGVLTVVAKLFGLFRPDVAVFGQKDYQQAALIRRMSVDLDMGVWVEVAPIVRDPDGLAMSSRNVYLSPDERRLALALSRGLRRGRDLFAAGERDAVALRAALRGALGTAGVQAEYAEAVDPDTLEPVAAAAPGTVLLVAARVGSTRLIDNEVLSG, from the coding sequence ATGAGCACGGCCGTGGAAGCCGGGCCGCGCCTGGTGCACACCCGCGCCGAGGTGCGCGAGCAGGTGGCCGCGTGGCGCGCCGCGGGCGAGCGCGTGGCGCTGGTGCCCACCATGGGGTACCTGCACGAGGGGCACATGTCGCTGGTGGACCGCGCGCGGGAGATGGCGGACCGCGTGGCGATGTCGGTGTTCGTGAACCCGCTGCAGTTTGCCCCCACCGACGACCTGGACCGTTACCCGCGCGACCTGGGCCGGGACCTGGAGATGGCTGCGGCCCGCGGCGTGGACCTGGTGTTCGCCCCCGACCCGCGCGAAATGTATCCGCGCGGCACGCCGCAGGTGCTGGTGGAGCCGGGGCCGCTGGCGGCGCGGATGGAAGGCGCCATCCGCCCCGGCCACTTTCGCGGGGTGCTCACGGTGGTGGCCAAGCTGTTCGGCCTGTTCCGCCCCGACGTGGCCGTGTTCGGGCAGAAGGACTACCAGCAGGCGGCGCTGATCCGGCGGATGTCGGTAGACCTGGACATGGGCGTGTGGGTGGAGGTGGCGCCCATCGTCCGCGACCCCGACGGCTTGGCGATGAGCTCGCGCAACGTGTATCTTTCGCCCGACGAGCGCCGGCTGGCCCTGGCGCTTTCGCGCGGGCTGCGGCGCGGCCGCGACCTGTTCGCCGCCGGCGAGCGCGACGCCGTGGCCCTTCGCGCGGCGCTGCGCGGCGCGCTGGGAACGGCGGGGGTGCAGGCCGAGTACGCCGAGGCGGTAGACCCCGACACGCTGGAGCCGGTGGCCGCCGCCGCGCCGGGAACCGTGCTGCTGGTGGCGGCACGGGTGGGCAGCACCCGGCTGATCGACAACGAGGTCCTT